TCAAGACTTTAAAAATATTGTAACCAGTCATGCGGGATAATCCAGCCCGTTCGGCAATTTGCGGAATCGTGGCTAAACCCAACTCTAATCCGGCCACATAAAATTTTATATCGTTGTCCGTTAAACCAAGTTGTAAAAGATCTTTCTTAATTTTGCTTGTGATCATAGGTTATCATGTGCCGTAACGTGGTCAAACGTGATTATATTTCTACCTGTGGAAAATGAATAAAATAGCTAGCCTTAGGTTAGCAGATTAACCAAACATGTCAAATCAACTTATACTACAGTTTTTGTATAACAGTCTTCACAATACACTAACTCTTTTCTATCTGGTGAATAAGTGGTTTCAAATTCGGTTTTACAACCAGTATTCATGCATTGTTTATGCCATAATTGATACGGCACACGATGTTTCATACGCTCAATATGTCGGCAGTCTGGGCAAATTTCTGGCCAGGGTATGTTCTGAGTGGCGTAAAACTTCAATTCTTGCGGAATTAATTTAAAACTCTTGTGACAGTGTGTGCAATCATAAATTTGTTTAGTCGCATCGGCTTTACCATAAGTGCCAGGCAGCTGATCTTGCCACATCCAACCGCTAGCGCGCGCTTGCGCTTTGGTTAGCGGAAACATTTCTTGGGCCATCGTCTCATTATACGCATAGGTAGACAGCGCCGGCGAAAAGAATTGACCCCACTCGCCGGTTTGTTTCATGTGCTCGATTAATTTATCTTTCAGTGTATTATAATCTGTCTCAGAATACTGTTTATTTAAAATGCAATATTTTTCATTTTTTAAACCAATACAACCAAAACAATTTTCCGGTCCATTTAAACATTGATCACAGTACAAGTTATTTTGCCCATGCCAAACAATATTACAAAACCAATTACCATACGCTTGTCCACCACAAGCATGCGCTTCATAGAGCAGCTCGGCTTCTTCACCGTAAACGGTAAAATCGTAGCAATCTTTCGATTGAAAGATGCCAAAACAATACGCACAATGTTCTGAGGTTTTTGTTTGAAAGGAAAATGTTGTAGCCAGATTGCCGACTAAATAATCACCACTACTCATCTCATTGCGTAAACCACGATAATACTTATACGGTACTGTCAGGGTGAATTCATTAAACTCATCACGCGCTCGGTTAATGCCTGCCCGAGTATCTAATTGATAACTAGCTAACTTTTTAGCATAGTCTTCCGGGTTAT
The genomic region above belongs to Patescibacteria group bacterium and contains:
- a CDS encoding zinc-ribbon domain containing protein codes for the protein METTCQHCQHSFIITEADQAYYKRLGVPKPVRCPACRFQLRLTNRNEHTLYQRQCAVCGNNTLSVYSPDKKYTVYCRTCWWSDTWNPLDYGQDIDFTRPLFDQLLELKQRVPRIALMNDATGENSDYCNHVYRLKNCYMVYDATDCENSLYSLGIYYVKDSIDCSYNHKCELCYETTHSEDCYNVNYSWHVNNCRDSYFLTDCNGCSNCFMSVGLRNKSYCIFNQQYNPEDYAKKLASYQLDTRAGINRARDEFNEFTLTVPYKYYRGLRNEMSSGDYLVGNLATTFSFQTKTSEHCAYCFGIFQSKDCYDFTVYGEEAELLYEAHACGGQAYGNWFCNIVWHGQNNLYCDQCLNGPENCFGCIGLKNEKYCILNKQYSETDYNTLKDKLIEHMKQTGEWGQFFSPALSTYAYNETMAQEMFPLTKAQARASGWMWQDQLPGTYGKADATKQIYDCTHCHKSFKLIPQELKFYATQNIPWPEICPDCRHIERMKHRVPYQLWHKQCMNTGCKTEFETTYSPDRKELVYCEDCYTKTVV